The sequence GAATCTTGTTTAGCTTGCTGTTTCCAGGATTGTATGTATGCCAAACCCTTGTCAAATAAGAGTCCTTTGGCACATACATTCAGACACTCTGAGAACAAATTCCCTCTGGCATAGGCATCAGCAGCTTGCTTGTAATGACATCCCAGGGAGAAGCATTCCCCAGCTCTCTTCAACCTTGACTCACCAAATTTTTCCAAATAAATCATACCTGCAGCAATGATAGGTGATTTAGATAAATTGTTGGAGATGAAACATGTTGAACAATGTTTTGATATAGTGGAAAAGCTATACTCTTACATTTTCATGTAGAATAAGCATGGAAAGGAGATCACAATTTCGTACCTGCTTGTTCGTAGTCTCCCGAGTTTATAAAACAACTTGCTGCAGATTCAAACTTCCCCATAGTTTTGAAAATCTTGGCAGCTTCTCTATGGAAAGAATTGATTACTTCAGGATTGGAAGTATCCATTTGGTTAGCCATAGCTTGAATGCCAGCAACTTTAGATTTCCTTTGCCAAAGTGTGTCATGAGCTTTTTCAAAGCAAATTGTGGCCATTTCATAGTTGTGCACATGATAGAGCTGTTCAAAATCAaattcaatttttcaatttGAATGATagatgatgatggtgatgataTGATAAGAATAACAATCAAAGAGAAGCATATCATCAGAAACACAATTTAGCATCATTGTTCATTTTAGAATCTTCACCATCATTTTGGCATTGCGATACACACTTGTGCACAATTATTCTTGAAAGCAATGTAGTTTATTGATAAGAGCAAGAGTAGAAACAAAATCCCAAGTTATTCGAGAAACTTGGTAAACTCCATGAGTAATATTTTACTCTAACTATTTCACACGAAATTCCTCCCTTCTCACAAGACTAACTCTCAGTATTTATAGGCTTTGTTTACTTAGTTCATTGAAGTACTCTTTTATCTGATTATTATTCTATCATTATGATTTTCATACCAAGTTGTTTGATATTTTATTACTTGTATGTGATTGTGTATACTTGCACATCAAAGAAGATTCGCAAACACTATTCTTGATGTGTGACAATAAAAATgcaggaaagaaaaaaaagaaataagaatgaaacaaacaaacaaacaaacctcAACACCCCTCGATTTCCACTCTTGCGGACTGCTTGAGACTTGCATTGACTGAGCGAGTGAATCATCGAGTTGTTGAGTTTGCACAAGACACTTCTTCATCCAATAGTCAAACATAGGTTTGGAGAAttcagtgttatcacaaatccACAACCTCTTCTTTGAACATCCAATGGCAACATATAATTCTTTCAGCTCAGCCAACAAAATCCCATGTTTGCACTCGTTGAAATGAGGAAATTGCAGTGATGTTGATTCAATCAGATCTTGCTCATTCATGTATTTATACATAAGCCTCCATTGCTTTCTCAAAGGGGAGGATCCAAAAAAGTTGTACAGCAATACATCCTACAAAACAACACATTAACAATTACATAAATTTAGACTAAAGCATCTCACAAGAAATTTCTGTTAGGGAATGCAGAAAAAACAAGAGAAAATAGTGCTGGAAAATCGAAACTTTTGAGAGATTATACACGGACATTATACATTGCAGTTACCTGAAACTCCAAGTCCTTGCACTCGAGTATAGTTATGATAAGAGCTTGCTTTCCAACAATGTCCTTTATACTTTGTCGGGTTTTTTCATCTCTTACCAAAATTACTTGCTCGGCACCAAAACCATTGGCGTTTCTGCTTGTGCTGTTACCCTTCCCAAAAAGTTTTATGATTGCATTTTCATTCGTCTCACACTGAAGTAAAATTGGAGCTTCACCAGGGACCATACAGGTTTCGGGTTCAATAATATCGATAGATTGAGGGAAGAAATGATAGATCAGTTCAATGATACTTTTGGATAATTTTAGAATACCAGCATTGGTACAAAAGTTTTCAGTCAAAGTGAACATGTTGGTGATATGTCCCCCTACTCCATTCTTGTTCTTCATAGGTTTCAGAACAAACTTCTTATCGAAAACAGATCGAATATCTTGGATCCTGCAATCAATGCCCCCAGCAGTTGGTTTCACAACATCTCCAGAGAAAATAAAACCCTCTTCCAAGTTGCTGCATACATGCTTAAACAATGCAACTTGACTCATTGTGAGGTCTTGCACCTCATCTACATACACAAAATTCATTTTGTCACCGAGATATCTTTCTTGTCTGAGTCGAAAATGAAGATCATTTACAAAGTCAGCCAAATCAAATGCATCATTTTCCAACTTCAGTTTTTCATAAGCCTGAAATATGTCATATAtcatctctcttttcttccccCTTAAAGTTGAGCCACATTCCTTTGACAGCATAACATAGTTCTTCCTTGTGAGTTTACCATCATTTGTTTCCAAAGCTTGTAGGCTGCCTTTGATGTGAGAAACTATCTGAGTAAAGACACAAGAAGGATCAAGCTTTTTCGTTAACTGGGAATCAAAACGAGGCCAATATTGTGAACAAAATCTCTTAAAATCAACTTCCTTGGTCCTTAAGAAGGAATGAAACATATGTGATCTTGAACTGGGCATTTGATTTTGGGAAACTTCATCCATACCAAGAAATCTTTGGAAATAAGATTTACTCAGTGTTCCATCAAGCATCATCAAGAACTTATGGAATGTTATGACAAGAGGGTATGAACTAACGGGAATGTCACGAAAAGAATCTGGAATGTTCTTAATTCCCGAATCTTCATCATCGATATTATCCTTATCAATCATATTGTCTTCAGCTGATTTACTACTACCACTGCAAGGAAATTTGTGGAAATGTTAAATGACTATGATTTTAATCATACAATTGGAGACATAGAAAAGTGATACTAGTTAGTTCATCATACCAAGATTTTGCATAAATTCATACTTCTTAGGCATGAGTCAAGACAAGGTTATGTAAATTGATAAGTTCATTCCCAATTAAAATTAGCTAATATTCTGCTTTTCAGGTAAATATGGATATCAATTTCATTTGGAGGCAAGTAACTACCTTACCACAAAGAATCAAAAGCCAACTTCTATTCCATTCACACAAATATAATACTAAAAACTAGCTTCTTCATGAATGTTTTTACACACCTTCTCAAGCATGAAATGCACTGCTTGACAGAATCGCATAGCTTAGGAGTTGCTGTTACAAAAAGCTGGCGTAAAGCCTTTCCTGGGGTCTTTCTTGAGTTCCTTGTAACAGCATTTCTTTTGTTaaattttccattcccatttcgGTTGGCTCCATAAAGTCCTTCTAAAGTCAAGTGGTGCACATACTCTTTTTGGAACAACTTAATGGATAAGACAGTAGTTTTTCCAGTACCCGACCGTCCCAATACAAATGTATTTCCATGGAAAAGGATGATCTCTCTTTCTCGTTCTGGTACTTCGAAAGGGAGATCGAGTTCTCTACCATCACGGTCAGACAACAAGTGATTCACTACACAGTTGGAAAGGGAGTAGAATTTCATCACCAATGAGCTCTCATTGATCCTTAAATTCTGAAAATGAGCTATAAAGTCATTCCCAGCTTGGTTCATGGAAAGATCCTCAAAACATGCAATGTTAGAAGAGAGTGGCCATTTCTTTGGTACTTCAAATTTTCTAGGGACAAAAAATCAGAATCATGTTAGGAAAGCTCTACAAGAGGTTGCCAAAATCATGCTTGTATATTTGAGCAAATTTAGACTATGGAAACTATTTACTTATACACAAAACAAACATTACCCTTCCAAGCATTTTTCATTGCAATTGTTGATGAATTCTTCTGTGCACTTCTCGAAAATAACATCAAGCTTGTTTTTGAACCTTGGAATTTCTTCATGAGGCAACAAATCCCAAATCCTCAAAACTTGTATGTATTCTTCATGCTCTTTTACTATGTCAACAGTGCAGATGACACAAAGACCTTCAACCATAAAACTCATAATTCGCAACGAGTTTTCACAAAGCAATACGCTAGTCTTCCTCGGTCTCCAGCCATCAGAAAGCTTAAGTAAAAGTTCAATAACTGGTCTCTTTGCTTCAACTATTTCAAGTTTCATTAATGACTTGAGAAAGTTTTCACTGAAAAAAACCTACAATATTTGGAGTACAAAAGAACCAGATTAGCAGTAAATATGATAACACACTAATGTCTAATCCTTAAAAATTTTCACTACTGAAAACTGTACCTTCCACTTAGAACGCTTGAAAAGTATACTATCTTTATCAATCATATCATCAAATTGACCAGACTCTTTCTTGACCTCTATGATAGCCTTGGCTAAATCTTCATCACTGTCAGCATTAGAGAAACATCTTCTATTTTTTGCATCAGTGATTATAGGATTCCAAACAGTTTGATCATTAACAAGAGTTCTTTCCTCACCCAAAATCCAAAGACAGTGCCTGAAGACATGAAAAAATAGTCAGTTGTTATTTTCCAAACTTAATGGAAACCATTGAAGAATTTACTCAACATAGTTTGATCATATTCATACCTAGCCCTTGTTAGAGCAACATTAATTCTTTGTGGTTTGGATATGAAATCCAGTGAATGGCGACTATTGCAGCGTACGGTGGACATTATTATTATGTCCTCTTCCCCACCCTGGAAGCCGTCGACTGTCTTCACCTTTACTTGGAAGCCATCATTTCCACTGTACTTGTTCCCAAGTTGGTCTTGAATTGCAACCACTTGAGCAGCATATGGAGACACAATACCAATACTGAGCTCACATTTCGACTTAACCCGGGCTGAATAATATACAAAGCAAACAAGTAATTATGTTCATTCCATGTACAGAAAACTAAAATTCACAGTGATTACAAAAAATGCATAATGAGTTTGCAGATACCTTTGTATAACTTCTGTAGTATTCTCATGATAACAGCTACTTCAACCATATTTTGTCGACTGCGTCCATCTCCATCCTTCTGCTCTCTTCCaccaattatattaataaatgaatatGTACCAAACATTGGACCTGGAAGATACTTCTTTCTATAGCTGTTCATTTTCACAATGGCAGCATCCAGTAACTGATTACGATAGAATTGTGAATTCGGGAAAATGCTTATCGATGGATGCATCCTGTATTGCACATTAAGGAGATGTTTTGGATGATTTTGTGAACTCATCCTTTCAAACAAACTTCTTCCAAAGCCAGCATTCTCGGAAACCTATAAAACAGACAAAGAACAGTCCCAAGATTAACAACAGAAGACTAGGATTTGTGCAAGTGAAAAAATAGTTTCTTGACATACTTTGCTTTTGACAGTTGCTGGTAATTGCCACTCATCACCAACAAGAATAGCATGCTCTACACCCGGAAGTTGAAGAGGTATGGTTGATTCACACTCTTTAAGTTGTGCAGCTTCATCTATAATCAAAATGGTTGGCCTAATTTTCAATCTATGAAGCTTATAAGAAGTTGATACAGTACAAAGAATCAATGAAGCATTTTTCCAACAGAACTCCTTCATTGCTTCTTGGCTTTTAATCCAAGAAAAGTCAAGCATGTCAAGGGAATTGCGAAGGGATCTCATACTCGAAACACATTCCTTTCTCCTCAAATCGAGCCTCAAGGATACATCATCTACAAATGAATTAGAAAGATATTGATTTACTTCAGCACAAGAAAATATCCTTTCAAGTACTTCAGAAACCACATTCTTGTTGTTGCATAGCAATGACTTAAAcgaaacaagtgaggcagtaaGGGACACCATATCTTGAAATATTTTCCCCGAAATGAAACTTTTCGCTGTATGCATACAGATGATAGAGATGTATTCTCTAAGTTCTGAGAAAATCATGTTAAATTTCTCTCTGACATACTCAAGAAATGTTGGAAGTTTTTTCTTGCCAACTTTtctcttctcttgatttttacttttagtactgcttgcttcttcttcctctttggTTGACTCAATCTCCAGCATGTTTTTGTAATTAGAAACAGAATTTTCGAGAAGATCTATCATGGAATTTAAGCTATGTCTCCAACCATATGATCTGAAGCACTTTTCGAGCTGTTCAACTCGATCATCCAGATATATGTCTTTAAGATCTGCACCAATGTTGAGTCTCTCCTTAGTgccaaaaagaagaatattcccCAATGGACAGACCGAACCATCATCACCATGTGAACCTAACACCATCTTCAGGACACGAGAAGCCACTTCAGTAATTGCAACATTCGTTGGAGCACAAACAAGAGTTTTATAGTTCATTCTCAACAGGGTGACAAGAAGAGTACTTGTAGTTTTTGTTTTTCCTGTTCCTGGAGGACCCCATATAAGTTCCAAAGAAGATTTTCTCTTGCATTCCATCATATGAAGACATGAAAGAACAGCTTTGGTCTGAGACACATTCAGTTCAGAAGACAAGTTCTTCACCGAATTTCCATCCCATATTCCATTACTTATTTTGAAACAGCCATCACACCATCTATCAACCTGTTATGATAAAGGGTATAGAAAATTCagtcacaaaagtataatattctatctctaatgaaaaatatattaaggGGCTGTTCGGTATGATGTAATATTTCCATGGTAAATCCTCCACATTCCCTTGTTTGGTATACTCCATGGGAGGGAGCTCTTGAATCCTTTGAAAATGGTGAGTTTTAAACATTTCCTTCGATCATGATACAATGAATTTTTCATAACAATTTATCAGATTCTTGTGTTCAACCAAACAATGTAATTCAATTAACAATAATCTAACTAAATATTCGCATGCACAACCAAACACAGTTATATAAGTTTACAGACAATCATATTCACTGCTTTCCTAAATCTTACCTCAGAATCAATGCACAGAACTTTATTTAGAAACTCCAGATTGGATGACATATGCAATGCTTCCCATATTCTTCTGAGAGGGACTAAATTCGACAAGAAAACGATGAACAGCGACGTCTGTCCCTTCTGAAAGTCATGTTGAAGCTCCTTTGATGCCTTGACTGTGAAAGTAGTACCACCATCTCCAATGAGTTTAACAAGTGATAGAAAAGCCCAAGACCTGCCTACCCTTTGAAGATCATCAACCGATTCTGGTTTACCATTAGTCAAAATAAAAACATCTCCAGGCAAAGTTTTGTAAGGCTCCTTGCCACCTTTACTGTGTTTGTTTCTCCAATTATTAACTCGAAATCTATAGTTTCTTTTCCCATTCGGTTTAGCTTCTTCGAAAGTGGTTACCTCAGCAAAAGGCGCTCCATATAGGATCTCCATACTCGAGTTTAATTCAGCTCGAGTTTCTTCCAATAAAGGGTTGATATAAGACCCCAAATACTGCCCAGCTGATTGAAATGAGTTGGGAATCTTTTCAatctacaaaaaataaatacaaccaaaatgaaataaatgttttaTGAATCAAAAGGTTTATTGGAAGTGTATAACTATGATGATAAATCATACTAATCATATGGCAGATGAACACACAAAAATCAGAAAAAGGAGTTGACTGAACAAAAGTTTTGAAATGCAGTAGTGATATAACTTGGTTAAGAAATTACTcaagaaaaatgaataaaagaaACAATGGCTTAATTTAATGGTAGTTTAAGCAAACACTTTTCTTTAAAGTGACTGAAAATTGcatacaaaaaaatatttatacaaaaatacaagaaaacatATAGATCATCATCACTtagataataataatcataatcatGATCATAGAAATGCAAGtgattaaaacaagaaaaagcaAAGTAATTACCTTGTTGATGAAAAGATTTTCATTTGTAACATCTTCAAGAGACCAAGAAAAGATAGTATGAGTAAAAAGATCAGCAACAGATGAATTCCTCCTCATCCTCATCATCAATATCAGAACTTTCTGAAACCTTAATTCTCCATCACATAATTTAATTCAACATATTCATTCATTGAGTTACCCACTAGAGttggttttctttttaaaagaaaggaataaaagaaaagagagaagttAAGAGGACATAACAACATAGATACATAGATAGTACAATAAAAGCTCTTGTTTGCAtgcttttatattaaaaataacatataggCTTTGCTTTTTGGTGGAATAGGGAAATCAATAATCATAATAgtcaattcaattcaatttcAATGTATATTATATTTCCAAGGAAGAAGTTAAAGGTCATAAGAGTAGTGTTATAGTAGTCAGTACAGCAAGTCTCGTGTGTACAAACAATACATCACATCAACCACTTCTTTGGACATCTTTTACAGTCCTTTCATTTACCCTAAACTAAGTGTATTGCTATATGTCGACTTTTGAtctactaataatattttttaaaaattattatgatatttagttagactaataacaatattaatatataaaaaagtgtTAAATACTACACGTATCTGTTAACATTTATTACTTGTATTATGATGTGGgatcaatatatattaatttagagacaatttaataattattataaaaaatcgcTAATTATTTATAAGAGCAATCTCTAATAAtgagatattttaaaagtgttaaaaaaatttatatcaattaaaaatataattttatattttatttctctttcatattacaattagtattttttattgtaaaatattattacagtaaattcttttgaaaataattaaaataatatcatattattatttaatatatatattaaataattattttttttaatttatgacaaaaaaaataaaacaaaaataacaagGATGTTATTTTTGAGCATTCTtacttgattttttaatttgttcCAATATAAGCATCTATATAAATAtgtcaaaaatatttttattgaagaTGCTTCAAAATAAGACCTCAGCTCACAATAATACTAATAACAAATACTAATaatttgtttaatattttttccACCAACTTTACTATTTGCTTTtaattttctcatattgttaAAGAAAGACCAAAAAAGTTTGAGGACAAAAAACTgagattattatatatataatccgtACTTAGGCATAGACTAGTTAGTTTTACTCATGTGTATGTATCAACTTGCttcacattttattttacatatagTACAAAGATATCTTAACACTTAAGCTCTCTATTTCCCACCTTTTCTTTTTGTCTTAATAtttaagaaactttattaaaatattaagttAGAGAAATAACTAGGTACTAAACTGAGGAGACTCACTGTAGATCTAAAGAGCTCAAATTAAAGTCATGAAATAAAATAAGGGATCTGAATAGTTAAAGCCATGAAATAAATAACTAATAGAGTAAtgcatataaataaattatagtaaaaaaaaattgtatttattttaggaaaaattatattacacttatttttggtagaattttttacaattttaagttaattttttttcacatatttttacattgttctataaaaatacaaaaaaactacataatagtaacagaaaaatattatataaataacaaaaatttaacaataaaataataagaatgcAACATAATAATAcatcaaaaaattatatttttttgtaaataaaatcttaaaaaaattcagtataagtgtactttatattttttttttattatttttgtgtatttatgaaattatccatttatgtaagatggttgctttatttTATAGCACCCCTCgtatattttgattttgattatagtttttcatttaaaatttcTTCTTATGTattggaaaataaaattaaaaaaaaattgagtaaaaaaaaaagaaagttaaaTGTAAGAGTTGATTATATCATCAAATATGTCATATGATGACGTAGGTTaaatatatagtattatattgtGAAGTAATAATGGTAGTGTAGTGAGTAGTGACCACATACTATTGGTCCTAAGATTCTTTCTTATATGTGTTGTTATCATTTTAAagcattaattaataaattagataaaGGAAAAGGAAAGCCTTCTTCCACAAACACACTTTCTCCCCTATTTCCCGTATCACTTTCTTCACTAATTAATtattgagcattgctattaggtacTAATGGTGATTAGTACTTTCTCGACATATCACATTGCGATTGGCTAGTGATACTtcttaaaaactattatattaaattatatgggatttAATATTTAGTTAGACCAATAGTGATATTAACACATAAGAGAGTGCTAAGCACCActagtgccctttagcatttctcttaattatttcatatttttatatagtttttgccaagtatgtagaaaaaaaaaatccaaatatCATAAAAACAAGCGTTagaattttttgataaaaaaagtgttagaatatattaaaagaataaagaacAACCTTAACagaatttttttgatttttttgttgATAAAAGAATTTATACTCTTCCTCAATAattacctttttcttttttttaaaaaaaaaaataggataatTGAAGCAATTGTTTACTATATTTAGGGGTGTATATCAATTGATTTGATAATGAATgatctaattaaaattgatcaCCGAACATTAAATATCCAATTGTGATCAAATTagattagatattatttttgaatatgcAATTAGATTGCGTTGAATATTAGATGGGGTGTCCAAAAATTTAAGTAGAAATTAtacaatatatgaaaaaaattataagagttAACTTTTTAtggtataaataaataacactTTAAGATTATAAGCTTTTTGGAGTaagtttttgttgggttttat is a genomic window of Cannabis sativa cultivar Pink pepper isolate KNU-18-1 chromosome 9, ASM2916894v1, whole genome shotgun sequence containing:
- the LOC115722878 gene encoding uncharacterized protein LOC115722878, with protein sequence MMRMRRNSSVADLFTHTIFSWSLEDVTNENLFINKIEKIPNSFQSAGQYLGSYINPLLEETRAELNSSMEILYGAPFAEVTTFEEAKPNGKRNYRFRVNNWRNKHSKGGKEPYKTLPGDVFILTNGKPESVDDLQRVGRSWAFLSLVKLIGDGGTTFTVKASKELQHDFQKGQTSLFIVFLSNLVPLRRIWEALHMSSNLEFLNKVLCIDSEVDRWCDGCFKISNGIWDGNSVKNLSSELNVSQTKAVLSCLHMMECKRKSSLELIWGPPGTGKTKTTSTLLVTLLRMNYKTLVCAPTNVAITEVASRVLKMVLGSHGDDGSVCPLGNILLFGTKERLNIGADLKDIYLDDRVEQLEKCFRSYGWRHSLNSMIDLLENSVSNYKNMLEIESTKEEEEASSTKSKNQEKRKVGKKKLPTFLEYVREKFNMIFSELREYISIICMHTAKSFISGKIFQDMVSLTASLVSFKSLLCNNKNVVSEVLERIFSCAEVNQYLSNSFVDDVSLRLDLRRKECVSSMRSLRNSLDMLDFSWIKSQEAMKEFCWKNASLILCTVSTSYKLHRLKIRPTILIIDEAAQLKECESTIPLQLPGVEHAILVGDEWQLPATVKSKVSENAGFGRSLFERMSSQNHPKHLLNVQYRMHPSISIFPNSQFYRNQLLDAAIVKMNSYRKKYLPGPMFGTYSFINIIGGREQKDGDGRSRQNMVEVAVIMRILQKLYKARVKSKCELSIGIVSPYAAQVVAIQDQLGNKYSGNDGFQVKVKTVDGFQGGEEDIIIMSTVRCNSRHSLDFISKPQRINVALTRARHCLWILGEERTLVNDQTVWNPIITDAKNRRCFSNADSDEDLAKAIIEVKKESGQFDDMIDKDSILFKRSKWKVFFSENFLKSLMKLEIVEAKRPVIELLLKLSDGWRPRKTSVLLCENSLRIMSFMVEGLCVICTVDIVKEHEEYIQVLRIWDLLPHEEIPRFKNKLDVIFEKCTEEFINNCNEKCLEGKFEVPKKWPLSSNIACFEDLSMNQAGNDFIAHFQNLRINESSLVMKFYSLSNCVVNHLLSDRDGRELDLPFEVPEREREIILFHGNTFVLGRSGTGKTTVLSIKLFQKEYVHHLTLEGLYGANRNGNGKFNKRNAVTRNSRKTPGKALRQLFVTATPKLCDSVKQCISCLRSGSSKSAEDNMIDKDNIDDEDSGIKNIPDSFRDIPVSSYPLVITFHKFLMMLDGTLSKSYFQRFLGMDEVSQNQMPSSRSHMFHSFLRTKEVDFKRFCSQYWPRFDSQLTKKLDPSCVFTQIVSHIKGSLQALETNDGKLTRKNYVMLSKECGSTLRGKKREMIYDIFQAYEKLKLENDAFDLADFVNDLHFRLRQERYLGDKMNFVYVDEVQDLTMSQVALFKHVCSNLEEGFIFSGDVVKPTAGGIDCRIQDIRSVFDKKFVLKPMKNKNGVGGHITNMFTLTENFCTNAGILKLSKSIIELIYHFFPQSIDIIEPETCMVPGEAPILLQCETNENAIIKLFGKGNSTSRNANGFGAEQVILVRDEKTRQSIKDIVGKQALIITILECKDLEFQDVLLYNFFGSSPLRKQWRLMYKYMNEQDLIESTSLQFPHFNECKHGILLAELKELYVAIGCSKKRLWICDNTEFSKPMFDYWMKKCLVQTQQLDDSLAQSMQVSSSPQEWKSRGVELYHVHNYEMATICFEKAHDTLWQRKSKVAGIQAMANQMDTSNPEVINSFHREAAKIFKTMGKFESAASCFINSGDYEQAGMIYLEKFGESRLKRAGECFSLGCHYKQAADAYARGNLFSECLNVCAKGLLFDKGLAYIQSWKQQAKQDSDLTSRSKEIEKFGQEFLESCAQHYYKLENKNSMMRFVEAFNSMSSIRKFLCQWGCFDELMSLEEKSGNFVEASEIAKLRGDILIVIDLLEKAGKFKEAATLILSYVLSNSLWSSGKKGWPLLLFKQKDCLLSKAKSFAKNETQDFYDFVCTEADIMTNMKSDLTMRKNQMIASQRHKSVRGEILSARRVLDAHLDSKVTNYFWEGHIVHDHLMHSEDMISETQVSVESLVYFWNFWKDRILRIFEYLGRLQTQDVDEFTSYGEFCLDYLGVLRLSNNLVTNYVLLHSDAEWAKNVEQIYVKSNGKLVLSVDVGQFVSAAEIYWSSEVLSVGFKVLNKLEAICTFVTDKPDSLSRKCRTLTLIYDVAQFLLESKNLKSKRTCENSDDLNKLIRLSTDFSGNIFPLDWKISLVEDLVSFRGTDICENFLKIVIAEHCNSRNNLSYKQIGAVAVFILGSSKLSDELFEKIIKRMEQNLPWKAFFELLHRSRGSYFSNSSLIGRFHKVLVDAYSNIRKECDPISPGFFLYLVDRLVIWSSSYRGYFYTTKSAFVEWLSYEEIHPKATKSSSDNSVGFQLSLLEVLRFVIDVIKECLYNEQYMIDWINRSPSREKKAYSLLVSRMVLIICLLHANFGMCSDLLFDLLARPGITSHLPSNFCDTLQSHFLSLNPNVLAKAFKQIDNSLVIVSFGTIVSKPLFPDAILVDLRDNPCKNDIIRALFPKSLEASKGWSQASATEACNSKTEIVSTSGSTAGTSSELNMVREQKLQNNSIQNKDEPSPPKNLRFWEIFEAINSEGNGEEQGKLTSNAQTIKVDLDKYIHLLITAVNRILKKPLGQVEKILPTEMGYMLYELKRLSAALDARLEFLVKEFSKRIQSRKPRMEGVLNQIFHQHTTDSGNTTFQGAVKTGNQGDDEERSKASSEKISYSDEVESLISKASTTSEVSEPIKAPENKAKEKEGCYIL